The following are encoded together in the Vibrio splendidus genome:
- the flgG gene encoding flagellar basal-body rod protein FlgG, translated as MHPALWVSKTGLDAQQTNISTISNNLANASTIGFKKSRAVFEDLFYQNINQPGGQSSQNTELPSGLMLGAGSKVVATQKVHTHGNAQTTSNSLDMMIEGDGFFQVEMPDGETGYSRNGQFTLNGDGAIVTSGQGYALQPEIVIPEDAISVTVGNDGEVSVRLRGEQNNVVVGQITITDFVNPGGLEPVGQNLYLPTGASGDPQEGVPGFDGLGNIRQSMLETSNVNVTEELVNMIEAQRVYEMNSKVISSVDKMMSFVNQQL; from the coding sequence ATGCATCCAGCATTATGGGTAAGTAAAACAGGTTTAGACGCACAACAAACCAATATCTCAACGATTTCGAACAACCTTGCCAACGCCTCGACCATTGGTTTTAAAAAGAGTCGTGCGGTATTTGAAGATCTGTTCTATCAGAATATCAACCAGCCAGGTGGCCAATCGTCTCAAAATACTGAGCTGCCTAGTGGCTTGATGTTAGGTGCAGGTTCAAAAGTAGTCGCAACTCAAAAAGTGCACACTCACGGTAACGCGCAAACAACGTCGAACAGCTTAGATATGATGATTGAAGGCGACGGCTTCTTCCAAGTTGAAATGCCAGACGGTGAAACAGGTTACAGCCGAAATGGTCAGTTCACTCTGAACGGTGACGGCGCGATCGTTACATCAGGTCAAGGTTATGCTCTGCAACCAGAAATCGTGATTCCTGAAGATGCGATTTCGGTGACGGTTGGTAATGATGGTGAAGTGTCTGTTCGTCTACGTGGTGAGCAAAACAACGTCGTGGTTGGCCAAATCACTATCACTGACTTCGTAAACCCAGGTGGTTTAGAGCCTGTAGGTCAAAACCTTTACTTACCAACCGGTGCTAGTGGCGACCCGCAAGAGGGGGTTCCTGGCTTTGATGGCTTAGGTAATATTCGTCAGTCGATGCTTGAAACATCGAACGTCAACGTAACCGAAGAGCTGGTGAATATGATTGAAGCTCAACGTGTCTACGAAATGAATTCGAAAGTTATCTCGTCGGTAGACAAGATGATGAGCTTTGTTAACCAACAGCTGTAA
- the flgH gene encoding flagellar basal body L-ring protein FlgH, protein MKRIFCLALFMSMTGCSVLDPIETPAEENATTVVDAVEGDKSAQESSGIIDTLRGRTDPVAGDPAWAPINPKEKPEHYAAATGSLFNVNHIGSMYDDSKPRGIGDIITVALDENTRATKKANADMSKSNDATMEPLAVGGQELTIDKYNFSYDLSNTNTFAGDASANQSNSISGYITVEVIEVLANGNLVVRGEKWMTLNTGDEYIRLSGTIRPDDIDFENTIASNRVSNARIQYSGTGVQKDMQEPGFLARFFNVSL, encoded by the coding sequence ATGAAACGTATTTTTTGTTTAGCTCTGTTTATGTCTATGACGGGGTGTTCTGTTTTGGATCCTATTGAGACTCCGGCAGAAGAAAACGCAACCACAGTGGTTGATGCCGTGGAAGGTGATAAGTCAGCGCAAGAGAGTTCAGGCATTATCGATACGCTTCGTGGTCGAACCGATCCAGTTGCTGGTGACCCAGCATGGGCGCCAATCAATCCAAAAGAAAAACCAGAACACTACGCAGCAGCAACGGGCTCACTGTTCAATGTTAATCACATTGGCAGCATGTATGACGACTCAAAACCTCGTGGTATTGGTGACATCATTACCGTGGCGTTAGACGAGAATACTCGAGCGACCAAGAAAGCCAACGCAGACATGTCTAAGTCGAATGATGCAACGATGGAGCCGCTGGCAGTCGGTGGTCAAGAGCTGACTATCGACAAGTACAACTTTTCTTATGATCTGAGCAACACCAACACCTTTGCGGGTGACGCGTCAGCCAACCAAAGTAACAGTATCAGCGGTTACATTACCGTTGAAGTTATCGAAGTATTAGCCAATGGTAACCTAGTGGTCCGTGGCGAAAAGTGGATGACACTGAACACGGGCGATGAGTACATCCGCCTAAGCGGCACTATTCGTCCTGATGATATAGACTTCGAAAATACCATCGCTTCAAACCGTGTTTCTAACGCACGAATTCAGTATTCAGGTACGGGCGTGCAGAAAGATATGCAAGAGCCTGGATTCTTGGCACGATTCTTTAATGTATCTCTGTAG
- a CDS encoding flagellar basal body P-ring protein FlgI: MKKLTLVLFGMLFLATSAHAARIKDVAKVAGVRSNQLVGYGLVTGLPGTGETTPFTDQTFNAMLQNFGIQLPPGTKPKTKNVAAVIVTAELPAFSKQGQEVDVTVSSIGSAKSLRGGTLLQTFLKGLDGQVYAVAQGNLVVSGFSAQGNDGSKIVGNNPNVGIISSGATVEQEIPTPFGRGDYITFNLIQSDFTTAQRLADAVNNFLGPQMASAVDATSVKVRAPREISQRVAFLSAIENIEFDPAEGSAKIIVNSRTGTIVVGKHVRLRAAAVTHGGMTVAIKENLNVSQPNAFSGGQTVVVPDSDIEITEGDGKMFKFEPGLTLDDLVRAVNEVGAAPSDLMAILQALKQAGAIEGQLIII, encoded by the coding sequence ATGAAAAAACTCACACTCGTACTATTCGGCATGCTGTTTCTTGCCACCAGTGCCCATGCTGCGCGTATTAAAGACGTGGCAAAAGTGGCGGGTGTTCGTAGTAACCAACTTGTCGGTTATGGTTTGGTTACGGGTTTGCCGGGGACAGGTGAGACAACTCCCTTTACCGATCAAACGTTTAACGCAATGCTGCAAAACTTTGGCATCCAATTGCCGCCCGGCACCAAGCCAAAAACTAAAAACGTCGCCGCGGTAATTGTTACCGCTGAACTCCCGGCATTCTCTAAGCAAGGTCAGGAAGTTGACGTAACCGTTTCTTCTATCGGTTCAGCAAAAAGCCTTCGTGGTGGTACTTTGCTGCAGACCTTCCTGAAAGGTCTAGACGGTCAGGTGTATGCGGTCGCGCAAGGTAACTTGGTAGTAAGTGGCTTTAGTGCACAAGGTAACGACGGTTCTAAGATTGTCGGTAACAACCCTAACGTCGGTATCATCTCTAGCGGTGCGACGGTTGAACAAGAAATCCCAACTCCATTTGGCCGTGGTGACTACATCACTTTCAACCTAATCCAATCAGATTTCACAACAGCTCAGCGTTTGGCTGATGCGGTAAATAATTTCCTAGGCCCACAAATGGCTTCAGCGGTCGATGCGACGTCTGTAAAAGTTCGCGCACCTCGTGAAATCAGCCAACGTGTGGCTTTCTTATCGGCAATCGAAAACATCGAATTTGATCCTGCAGAGGGCTCTGCAAAAATCATTGTTAACTCTCGTACCGGTACCATTGTGGTTGGTAAGCACGTTCGCCTAAGAGCGGCGGCGGTAACCCACGGTGGTATGACGGTTGCAATCAAAGAAAATCTAAACGTAAGCCAACCGAACGCATTCTCTGGTGGCCAAACGGTAGTGGTTCCTGATTCTGATATCGAAATCACGGAAGGCGATGGCAAGATGTTCAAATTTGAACCTGGCCTAACGCTGGATGATTTGGTCCGAGCAGTCAACGAAGTGGGCGCAGCGCCTTCTGATTTAATGGCAATCCTTCAAGCACTGAAACAAGCCGGTGCAATTGAAGGCCAATTGATCATTATCTAA
- the flgJ gene encoding flagellar assembly peptidoglycan hydrolase FlgJ produces MIKNNNDIGFIHDIGSLDRLRQQAVNGEEGSEKEALTAAAKQFESIFTSMLFKSMRDANSSFKSDMLNSQNEQFYRQMQDDQMASELSASGSLGLADMIVAQLSAGQVSDATEDKVRSEGFDTSLERPQYSGRSEEKVSEVQSASAVKQPASFDSPESFVTSMKPYAEKAASALGVDSSLLLAQAALETGWGSKMIKNSLGNSNNLFNIKADRSWKGDKVATQTLEFHGKTAVKESASFRSYSNFEDSFNDYVKFLNENPRYETALQHQGNSENFIKGIHQAGYATDPNYADKVLRVKAKIDEMN; encoded by the coding sequence ATGATTAAGAATAACAATGACATCGGCTTTATTCACGACATCGGTAGTTTAGACCGTCTTCGTCAACAAGCAGTAAATGGTGAAGAAGGCAGCGAAAAAGAGGCACTAACTGCGGCGGCAAAACAGTTTGAATCGATTTTTACTTCGATGCTGTTTAAGTCGATGCGTGATGCTAACTCTAGCTTTAAGTCGGATATGCTGAACAGCCAGAACGAGCAGTTTTATCGTCAGATGCAAGATGACCAAATGGCGAGTGAGTTGAGTGCTTCAGGTTCATTAGGCCTTGCGGACATGATTGTAGCTCAGTTAAGCGCGGGTCAAGTAAGCGACGCGACAGAAGATAAGGTTCGCAGTGAAGGTTTTGATACCTCGTTGGAAAGACCTCAATATTCTGGTCGTTCAGAAGAGAAAGTCTCTGAAGTTCAATCTGCTTCCGCTGTTAAACAACCAGCATCTTTCGATTCCCCAGAATCTTTTGTTACCTCAATGAAGCCTTACGCTGAAAAAGCGGCGAGTGCACTTGGTGTTGATTCGTCACTGCTATTAGCACAAGCGGCACTTGAAACAGGTTGGGGCTCTAAGATGATTAAGAACTCTTTGGGCAACAGCAATAATTTATTTAACATCAAAGCAGATAGAAGTTGGAAGGGCGATAAGGTCGCGACTCAAACTCTTGAGTTCCATGGCAAAACCGCCGTTAAAGAGTCAGCTTCCTTCCGTTCTTACTCTAATTTCGAAGATAGCTTTAATGATTACGTGAAGTTCTTGAACGAGAATCCAAGATACGAAACGGCGCTACAGCATCAAGGCAATTCAGAGAATTTCATCAAAGGCATTCATCAGGCTGGTTACGCAACTGACCCTAACTATGCAGACAAGGTTTTACGAGTTAAAGCCAAGATTGATGAGATGAACTAG
- the flgK gene encoding flagellar hook-associated protein FlgK: protein MASDLLNVGAQSVLTAQRQLNTTGHNISNANTEGYSRQSVIQGVNDPRQYGGQSYGMGVHVENVRRSWDQFAVKELNLSTTNAANKGDTEANLDMLSSMLSSVASKKIPENLNEWFDSVKTLADTPNDVGARKVVLEKAGLVTKTLNEFHETVRQQSDSTNKKLEVGIERVNQIAVEIRDVQRLMMRTPGPHNDLRDQHEKLINELSGYTKVTVTPRSNAEGFNVHIGNGHTLVSGSEASQLKLVDGLPDTHQRRLAIVEGKSLKPITSNDIDGKIGAMLDMRDEHIPDIMDELGRLATAFSEKVNSLQSQGLDLNGNVGQDIFTDVNSERVAKSRVTAGSQSKADVAVYIDDTSALKGGEYGLKYDGSDYVVTKPDGEAVKVSTNAAGNAFYLDGMRVEVRNPPELGEKLLLRPTRNFAAQIQMETKDPRDIAAQSYEASTTFAKGSAGFKILAAGQLREFEVIVSPKGEQFAVTDPKGNILMQPQPYPPEGPVTINGTTFELTSGAVANDKFTANLVPSEGDNGNLRKLQDLQTGKILNDGESTILDLYHNLNTNTGLKASTANRLSDIATLEKESAQERIASVSGVNLDEEAANMMKFQQAYMASSRIMQAANDTFNTILALR from the coding sequence ATGGCGTCGGATCTTCTGAATGTAGGGGCACAAAGTGTTCTTACGGCTCAGAGACAGCTCAACACCACAGGTCATAACATTTCTAACGCCAACACAGAGGGCTATAGCCGCCAGTCTGTGATTCAAGGTGTGAATGACCCGCGCCAGTACGGTGGGCAATCCTACGGTATGGGTGTGCATGTGGAAAATGTTCGCCGCTCTTGGGATCAGTTTGCCGTCAAAGAACTTAACTTATCGACAACCAATGCCGCCAACAAAGGCGATACCGAAGCCAACCTCGATATGCTGTCGAGCATGTTGTCGTCGGTCGCTTCAAAGAAGATTCCAGAAAACCTCAACGAATGGTTTGATTCTGTTAAGACTCTCGCTGATACCCCGAATGATGTGGGTGCGCGCAAGGTCGTGCTAGAGAAAGCAGGGCTTGTAACTAAAACCTTGAATGAATTCCATGAAACGGTACGTCAACAGTCTGATTCCACGAATAAAAAATTAGAAGTCGGCATAGAACGTGTAAACCAAATTGCTGTTGAGATTCGTGACGTTCAGCGTCTGATGATGCGAACACCAGGACCTCACAATGATTTACGAGACCAGCACGAAAAGCTGATCAATGAGCTATCTGGTTACACCAAAGTGACGGTAACGCCGCGCTCTAATGCGGAAGGATTTAACGTCCATATTGGTAATGGTCATACCTTGGTTTCTGGTAGTGAGGCAAGTCAACTGAAGTTGGTTGATGGTTTACCTGATACACATCAGCGTCGACTGGCGATAGTTGAAGGTAAGTCTTTGAAGCCGATTACCAGTAATGATATCGATGGTAAAATCGGTGCCATGCTCGATATGCGAGACGAACACATTCCTGACATCATGGATGAACTTGGGCGTTTGGCGACGGCTTTCTCGGAGAAAGTAAACTCACTTCAGTCACAAGGTTTGGATCTCAATGGCAATGTTGGCCAAGATATCTTCACCGATGTGAACTCTGAGCGCGTGGCGAAATCACGCGTGACGGCTGGCAGCCAATCAAAGGCTGATGTTGCCGTTTATATTGATGACACCTCTGCCTTAAAAGGCGGCGAGTATGGTCTTAAGTATGACGGCAGTGATTATGTCGTGACCAAGCCTGACGGTGAAGCGGTAAAAGTCAGCACGAATGCAGCGGGCAATGCTTTCTATCTAGATGGTATGCGAGTCGAAGTTCGAAACCCGCCTGAATTGGGTGAGAAGCTGTTACTGCGTCCAACTCGTAACTTTGCGGCTCAGATTCAGATGGAAACCAAAGACCCTAGAGATATTGCCGCACAAAGTTATGAGGCATCGACCACGTTCGCGAAAGGCTCGGCGGGGTTCAAGATCCTAGCGGCCGGTCAATTGCGTGAGTTTGAAGTGATTGTTTCACCAAAAGGTGAGCAGTTTGCCGTGACTGACCCGAAAGGCAATATTTTAATGCAGCCGCAGCCGTACCCACCTGAAGGGCCGGTTACGATTAATGGTACGACTTTCGAGTTAACTTCTGGCGCTGTGGCAAACGATAAATTTACGGCAAACCTTGTCCCATCAGAGGGTGACAACGGTAACTTGCGTAAGCTGCAAGATCTCCAAACCGGTAAGATCTTGAATGATGGTGAGTCTACGATTTTGGACCTTTACCACAACTTGAATACCAACACGGGCCTGAAAGCGTCGACGGCAAATCGCTTAAGCGACATTGCCACCTTAGAAAAGGAATCCGCTCAGGAACGTATTGCTTCAGTGTCGGGGGTTAACCTCGATGAAGAAGCGGCAAATATGATGAAATTTCAGCAAGCGTACATGGCTTCTTCACGAATCATGCAAGCAGCCAATGATACGTTCAATACTATTTTGGCTCTGAGGTAG